Proteins co-encoded in one Caloenas nicobarica isolate bCalNic1 chromosome 19, bCalNic1.hap1, whole genome shotgun sequence genomic window:
- the STRBP gene encoding spermatid perinuclear RNA-binding protein isoform X2, whose product MRSIRSFANDDRHVMVKHSTIYPSPEELEAVQNMVSTVECALKHVSDWMDEKNKSTKCEGDVEVKEDAAESNAKDQGGRTLCGVMRIGLVAKGLLIKDDMDLELVLMCKEKPTKTLLCTVKDNLPAQIQKLTEEKYLVEEHVNEAAIIIRNTKEPKLTLKVILTSPLIRDEAEKKEGDNVAMKDPPDLLDRQKCLEALASLRHAKWFQARANGLKSCVIVLRILRDLCNRVPTWAPLKGWPLELLCEKSIGTCNRPLGAGEALRRVMECLASGILLPGGPGLHDPCEREPTDALSYMTVQQKEAITHSAQHALRLSAFGQIYKILEMDPLPSNKSFQKYSWSVTDKEGTGSSALKRPFEDSVGDDKDPNKKMKRNLRKILDSKAIDLMNALMRLNQIRPGLQYKLLSQSGPVHAPVFTMSVDVDGTTYEASGPSKKTAKLHVAVKVLQAMGYPTGFDADVECVSSDEKSDTEGKNETVSSISSNNTGNSTADTSATLEVRTQGPILTASGKNPVMELNEKRRGLKYELISETGGSHDKRFVMEVEVDGQKFRGAGPNKKVAKASAALAALEKLFSGPNAANNKKKKILPQTKGVVNTAVSAAVQAVRGRGRGALTRGAFVGAAAATGYITPGYGAPYGYSTAAPAYGLPKRMVLLPVMKFPTYPVPHYSFF is encoded by the exons ATG AGATCTATCCGATCTTTTGCTAATGATGACCGCCATGTTATGGTGAAACATTCAACCATTTATCCATCTCCAGAGGAACTTGAAGCTGTCCAGAACATGGTATCAACAGTAGAATGTGCCCTTAAACATGTCTCTGACTGGATGGATGAAAAGAACAAGTCTACAAAATGTGAGGGTGATGTGGAAGTGAAGGAGGATGCTGCAGAAAGCAATGCCAA GGATCAAGGTGGTCGGACATTGTGTGGTGTTATGAGAATTGGCTTGGTTGCAAAGGGCTTGCTGATAAAAGATGATATGGATCTGGAGCTGGTTCTAATGTgcaaagaaaaacccacaaagacCTTGTTATGTACAGTTAAAGACAATCTCCCAGCTCAAATTCAG AAACTTACAGAAGAGAAGTATCTCGTGGAGGAGCATGTAAATGAGGCAGCTATTATTATTCGTAACACAAAGGAGCCCAAGCTAACTTTGAAGGTGATCCTTACATCCCCTCTCATTCGAGATGAagcagagaagaaggaaggag ATAATGTTGCGATGAAAGATCCTCCGGACTTATTGGACAGGCAGAAATGCCTGGAGGCCTTGGCGTCTCTGCGGCACGCCAAATGGTTTCAG gccAGGGCAAATGGACTAAAATCATGTGTAATTGTCCTTCGTATTCTGCGGGATTTGTGCAACAGAGTCCCCACATGGGCACCCCTGAAAGGATGG CCGCTCGAGCTTCTATGTGAAAAATCTATAGGTACTTGTAACAGACCTTTGGGTGCTGGGGAAGCATTGCGACGAGTGATGGAGTGTTTGGCATCCGGAATTCTCCTTCCTG GAGGCCCTGGTCTGCACGACCCCTGTGAGCGGGAGCCAACAGATGCTTTGTCCTATATGACAGTTCAGCAAAAAGAAGCCATTACGCACAGTGCACAG CACGCCCTCAGATTATCGGCCTTTGGTCAGATCTATAAGATCTTGGAAATGGATCCCCTCCCATCAAATAagtcatttcagaaatattcctGGTCAGTAACTGACAAAGAAG GTACAGGTTCATCTGCTCTTAAGAGACCATTTGAAGATAGTGTCGGGGACGATAAAGATCCAAATAAAAAGATGAAGCGTAATCTGAGGAAAA TACTAGATAGTAAAGCAATAGATCTCATGAATGCTCTGATGAGGCTCAACCAAATCAGGCCAGGGCTTCAGTATAAGCTGCTATCGCAGTCTGGTCCGGTCCATGCCCCAGTCTTCACAATGTCTGTAGATGTTGATGGTACAACATATGAAGCATCAGGACCTTCTAAGAAAACAGCCAAGCTCCACGTGGCAGTAAAG GTTTTACAGGCCATGGGGTATCCAACTGGTTTTGATGCAGATGTGGAGTGTGTGAGTTCTGATGAAAAATCAGATACCGAaggtaaaaatgaaactgtgtcTTCAATCTCAAGCAATAATACTGGAAATTCCACAGCTGACACCTCTGCTACCCTAGAG GTAAGAACTCAGGGTCCTATACTCACAGCAAGTGGCAAAAACCCAGTGATGGAGCTCAATGAAAAACGAAGAGGTCTGAAGTATGAACTAATCTCTGAGACAGGTGGAAGCCATGACAAGCGCTTTGTGATGGAG GTAGAAGTAGATGGGCAGAAGTTCAGAGGTGCAGGCCCAAATAAGAAAGTAGCAAAAGCAAGTGCTGCATTAGCAGCActtgaaaaactgttttctggGCCTAACGCagcaaacaacaagaaaaagaagattctTCCTCAG ACTAAAGGGGTTGTCAATacagctgtttctgcagcagtCCAGGCTGTTCGAGGTAGAGGACGAGGTGCTTTAACAAGAGGGGCATTTGTTGGGGCAGCTGCTGCAACTGGATACATAACACCAG GCTATGGAGCACCATATGGGTACAGTACAGCTGCACCAGCTTACG
- the STRBP gene encoding spermatid perinuclear RNA-binding protein isoform X1, which yields MRSIRSFANDDRHVMVKHSTIYPSPEELEAVQNMVSTVECALKHVSDWMDEKNKSTKCEGDVEVKEDAAESNAKDQGGRTLCGVMRIGLVAKGLLIKDDMDLELVLMCKEKPTKTLLCTVKDNLPAQIQKLTEEKYLVEEHVNEAAIIIRNTKEPKLTLKVILTSPLIRDEAEKKEGVDNVAMKDPPDLLDRQKCLEALASLRHAKWFQARANGLKSCVIVLRILRDLCNRVPTWAPLKGWPLELLCEKSIGTCNRPLGAGEALRRVMECLASGILLPGGPGLHDPCEREPTDALSYMTVQQKEAITHSAQHALRLSAFGQIYKILEMDPLPSNKSFQKYSWSVTDKEGTGSSALKRPFEDSVGDDKDPNKKMKRNLRKILDSKAIDLMNALMRLNQIRPGLQYKLLSQSGPVHAPVFTMSVDVDGTTYEASGPSKKTAKLHVAVKVLQAMGYPTGFDADVECVSSDEKSDTEGKNETVSSISSNNTGNSTADTSATLEVRTQGPILTASGKNPVMELNEKRRGLKYELISETGGSHDKRFVMEVEVDGQKFRGAGPNKKVAKASAALAALEKLFSGPNAANNKKKKILPQTKGVVNTAVSAAVQAVRGRGRGALTRGAFVGAAAATGYITPGYGAPYGYSTAAPAYGLPKRMVLLPVMKFPTYPVPHYSFF from the exons ATG AGATCTATCCGATCTTTTGCTAATGATGACCGCCATGTTATGGTGAAACATTCAACCATTTATCCATCTCCAGAGGAACTTGAAGCTGTCCAGAACATGGTATCAACAGTAGAATGTGCCCTTAAACATGTCTCTGACTGGATGGATGAAAAGAACAAGTCTACAAAATGTGAGGGTGATGTGGAAGTGAAGGAGGATGCTGCAGAAAGCAATGCCAA GGATCAAGGTGGTCGGACATTGTGTGGTGTTATGAGAATTGGCTTGGTTGCAAAGGGCTTGCTGATAAAAGATGATATGGATCTGGAGCTGGTTCTAATGTgcaaagaaaaacccacaaagacCTTGTTATGTACAGTTAAAGACAATCTCCCAGCTCAAATTCAG AAACTTACAGAAGAGAAGTATCTCGTGGAGGAGCATGTAAATGAGGCAGCTATTATTATTCGTAACACAAAGGAGCCCAAGCTAACTTTGAAGGTGATCCTTACATCCCCTCTCATTCGAGATGAagcagagaagaaggaaggag TAGATAATGTTGCGATGAAAGATCCTCCGGACTTATTGGACAGGCAGAAATGCCTGGAGGCCTTGGCGTCTCTGCGGCACGCCAAATGGTTTCAG gccAGGGCAAATGGACTAAAATCATGTGTAATTGTCCTTCGTATTCTGCGGGATTTGTGCAACAGAGTCCCCACATGGGCACCCCTGAAAGGATGG CCGCTCGAGCTTCTATGTGAAAAATCTATAGGTACTTGTAACAGACCTTTGGGTGCTGGGGAAGCATTGCGACGAGTGATGGAGTGTTTGGCATCCGGAATTCTCCTTCCTG GAGGCCCTGGTCTGCACGACCCCTGTGAGCGGGAGCCAACAGATGCTTTGTCCTATATGACAGTTCAGCAAAAAGAAGCCATTACGCACAGTGCACAG CACGCCCTCAGATTATCGGCCTTTGGTCAGATCTATAAGATCTTGGAAATGGATCCCCTCCCATCAAATAagtcatttcagaaatattcctGGTCAGTAACTGACAAAGAAG GTACAGGTTCATCTGCTCTTAAGAGACCATTTGAAGATAGTGTCGGGGACGATAAAGATCCAAATAAAAAGATGAAGCGTAATCTGAGGAAAA TACTAGATAGTAAAGCAATAGATCTCATGAATGCTCTGATGAGGCTCAACCAAATCAGGCCAGGGCTTCAGTATAAGCTGCTATCGCAGTCTGGTCCGGTCCATGCCCCAGTCTTCACAATGTCTGTAGATGTTGATGGTACAACATATGAAGCATCAGGACCTTCTAAGAAAACAGCCAAGCTCCACGTGGCAGTAAAG GTTTTACAGGCCATGGGGTATCCAACTGGTTTTGATGCAGATGTGGAGTGTGTGAGTTCTGATGAAAAATCAGATACCGAaggtaaaaatgaaactgtgtcTTCAATCTCAAGCAATAATACTGGAAATTCCACAGCTGACACCTCTGCTACCCTAGAG GTAAGAACTCAGGGTCCTATACTCACAGCAAGTGGCAAAAACCCAGTGATGGAGCTCAATGAAAAACGAAGAGGTCTGAAGTATGAACTAATCTCTGAGACAGGTGGAAGCCATGACAAGCGCTTTGTGATGGAG GTAGAAGTAGATGGGCAGAAGTTCAGAGGTGCAGGCCCAAATAAGAAAGTAGCAAAAGCAAGTGCTGCATTAGCAGCActtgaaaaactgttttctggGCCTAACGCagcaaacaacaagaaaaagaagattctTCCTCAG ACTAAAGGGGTTGTCAATacagctgtttctgcagcagtCCAGGCTGTTCGAGGTAGAGGACGAGGTGCTTTAACAAGAGGGGCATTTGTTGGGGCAGCTGCTGCAACTGGATACATAACACCAG GCTATGGAGCACCATATGGGTACAGTACAGCTGCACCAGCTTACG
- the STRBP gene encoding spermatid perinuclear RNA-binding protein isoform X3, with the protein MRSIRSFANDDRHVMVKHSTIYPSPEELEAVQNMVSTVECALKHVSDWMDEKNKSTKCEGDVEVKEDAAESNAKDQGGRTLCGVMRIGLVAKGLLIKDDMDLELVLMCKEKPTKTLLCTVKDNLPAQIQKLTEEKYLVEEHVNEAAIIIRNTKEPKLTLKVILTSPLIRDEAEKKEGVDNVAMKDPPDLLDRQKCLEALASLRHAKWFQARANGLKSCVIVLRILRDLCNRVPTWAPLKGWPLELLCEKSIGTCNRPLGAGEALRRVMECLASGILLPGGPGLHDPCEREPTDALSYMTVQQKEAITHSAQHALRLSAFGQIYKILEMDPLPSNKSFQKYSWSVTDKEGTGSSALKRPFEDSVGDDKDPNKKMKRNLRKILDSKAIDLMNALMRLNQIRPGLQYKLLSQSGPVHAPVFTMSVDVDGTTYEASGPSKKTAKLHVAVKVLQAMGYPTGFDADVECVSSDEKSDTEGKNETVSSISSNNTGNSTADTSATLEVRTQGPILTASGKNPVMELNEKRRGLKYELISETGGSHDKRFVMEVEVDGQKFRGAGPNKKVAKASAALAALEKLFSGPNAANNKKKKILPQTKGVVNTAVSAAVQAVRGRGRGALTRGAFVGAAAATGYITPGYGAPYGYSTAAPAYAICTCIK; encoded by the exons ATG AGATCTATCCGATCTTTTGCTAATGATGACCGCCATGTTATGGTGAAACATTCAACCATTTATCCATCTCCAGAGGAACTTGAAGCTGTCCAGAACATGGTATCAACAGTAGAATGTGCCCTTAAACATGTCTCTGACTGGATGGATGAAAAGAACAAGTCTACAAAATGTGAGGGTGATGTGGAAGTGAAGGAGGATGCTGCAGAAAGCAATGCCAA GGATCAAGGTGGTCGGACATTGTGTGGTGTTATGAGAATTGGCTTGGTTGCAAAGGGCTTGCTGATAAAAGATGATATGGATCTGGAGCTGGTTCTAATGTgcaaagaaaaacccacaaagacCTTGTTATGTACAGTTAAAGACAATCTCCCAGCTCAAATTCAG AAACTTACAGAAGAGAAGTATCTCGTGGAGGAGCATGTAAATGAGGCAGCTATTATTATTCGTAACACAAAGGAGCCCAAGCTAACTTTGAAGGTGATCCTTACATCCCCTCTCATTCGAGATGAagcagagaagaaggaaggag TAGATAATGTTGCGATGAAAGATCCTCCGGACTTATTGGACAGGCAGAAATGCCTGGAGGCCTTGGCGTCTCTGCGGCACGCCAAATGGTTTCAG gccAGGGCAAATGGACTAAAATCATGTGTAATTGTCCTTCGTATTCTGCGGGATTTGTGCAACAGAGTCCCCACATGGGCACCCCTGAAAGGATGG CCGCTCGAGCTTCTATGTGAAAAATCTATAGGTACTTGTAACAGACCTTTGGGTGCTGGGGAAGCATTGCGACGAGTGATGGAGTGTTTGGCATCCGGAATTCTCCTTCCTG GAGGCCCTGGTCTGCACGACCCCTGTGAGCGGGAGCCAACAGATGCTTTGTCCTATATGACAGTTCAGCAAAAAGAAGCCATTACGCACAGTGCACAG CACGCCCTCAGATTATCGGCCTTTGGTCAGATCTATAAGATCTTGGAAATGGATCCCCTCCCATCAAATAagtcatttcagaaatattcctGGTCAGTAACTGACAAAGAAG GTACAGGTTCATCTGCTCTTAAGAGACCATTTGAAGATAGTGTCGGGGACGATAAAGATCCAAATAAAAAGATGAAGCGTAATCTGAGGAAAA TACTAGATAGTAAAGCAATAGATCTCATGAATGCTCTGATGAGGCTCAACCAAATCAGGCCAGGGCTTCAGTATAAGCTGCTATCGCAGTCTGGTCCGGTCCATGCCCCAGTCTTCACAATGTCTGTAGATGTTGATGGTACAACATATGAAGCATCAGGACCTTCTAAGAAAACAGCCAAGCTCCACGTGGCAGTAAAG GTTTTACAGGCCATGGGGTATCCAACTGGTTTTGATGCAGATGTGGAGTGTGTGAGTTCTGATGAAAAATCAGATACCGAaggtaaaaatgaaactgtgtcTTCAATCTCAAGCAATAATACTGGAAATTCCACAGCTGACACCTCTGCTACCCTAGAG GTAAGAACTCAGGGTCCTATACTCACAGCAAGTGGCAAAAACCCAGTGATGGAGCTCAATGAAAAACGAAGAGGTCTGAAGTATGAACTAATCTCTGAGACAGGTGGAAGCCATGACAAGCGCTTTGTGATGGAG GTAGAAGTAGATGGGCAGAAGTTCAGAGGTGCAGGCCCAAATAAGAAAGTAGCAAAAGCAAGTGCTGCATTAGCAGCActtgaaaaactgttttctggGCCTAACGCagcaaacaacaagaaaaagaagattctTCCTCAG ACTAAAGGGGTTGTCAATacagctgtttctgcagcagtCCAGGCTGTTCGAGGTAGAGGACGAGGTGCTTTAACAAGAGGGGCATTTGTTGGGGCAGCTGCTGCAACTGGATACATAACACCAG GCTATGGAGCACCATATGGGTACAGTACAGCTGCACCAGCTTACG